GACGTGGCCGGCCAAGATGCCCCCCCCACGGGGGAGAACAAAATCCTGCTGACGGAGGACAGCCAGAAGAGCGCCCAGAGGAACATACAGAAGCTGTCGATCTACAACGCGAGGAGCGAAATTTTAAGAATGATAGAACAAAACGACATCACCTTCATCCAGGGAGAAACCGGCTCGGGCAAGTCCACGTGCGTGCCAAAATTCCTGCTGGAGCACAGCCTCAAagaggggagagaaaaaataaacatcaTCGTAACGGAGCCGAGAAGAATCGCCTGCATCTCCCTGTCCAGGATCCTCTCCGAGCTGATGAACGACAAGCTAGGCAACACAGTAGGGTATAGAATAGCAGGGGAGGCCGTGTACGACAGCGAAAAAACGCTAGTAACGTACATCACCATTGGATTCCTTTTCAAGTTATTCCTTCACCATCGAAATATGTATAGGAAGTTTACGCACGTCATCATCGATGAGATTCACGACCGGAGTATCCTCCTTGACATTGTGCTGCTCTTCATTAAGGTGTACCTGCACACGAGGAGGAAGGACGAGGAGATGTTCAAACTGGTGATCATGTCGGCCACGATGCAGAGCAACCTCTTCCACGCGTACTTCGAGCACGAGAGCATCTCCATGGGCTCCATCTTCATCGGCACCAAGATCTACAGCATCGACACTTTCTACATCGAGGACATCATACGCTACGCGCGCGGGGGGGTCCGCGGGGGAGAAGACCGTGCAGAAGACCGTGGCGAACTTGGAGAGGGCCGTGCCGAGCCTAGGGGAGACTGTGCCAAACCTGGGGGAGACCCCCCACGGCGCGAACGAGTGATCGAATTCATCCTGCGGCAGAAGAACCGCAAGAAGCTGCACCTCTCGGGGGGCGCAGAGGCCCTGCTGCAGAGAATAAAGAACGAGTACGACAAGAGCATCAACCTGTTTAACTCAAAAAATGCGAAGAGCGATTGCAAAAGAGACATCGACGTGGAGCAAATAATCCCAGCCAACGTTTTCTCTAACATATCGGAGCTCTGCCTAGAGCTGGTGCAAAACTTGTGTCTGCTCGGAGACAGCGTTCTTATTTTCCTCTCGGGAATGCAAGACATCACAGACATGTACCACCAGCTCTGCCTCATCATTAATAACAATTCGAAGAAGCAACACGTCCGCTTCCACATACACATCCTCCATAGCTGCCTGTACGATAATACAATCCACAAGCTACACGAAAGTGACCGAGACAGCATCAACATCTTCCTCTCGTCAAACATCGCGGAGAGCTCCATCACCATCCCAAACGTCCGGCTAGTCATCGATTTCTGCATACAGAAAAATATAGAGTACAATTCTGAGAGGAGGGCCCACATTCTGGTGAAGAAATGGATCAATAAATCGTCCATGGAGCAGAGGAAGGGGAGGTGCGGCAGGACTTGCCATGGGATTTGCATCCGCATGATTAGCAAGAAGTTTTTGAACCTCCTGAGGGACCACAAGGTCAGCGAGATTTACACCCACAGCCTGCACCTCCTGTATCtctacattttgaagagcaTGTCGGTGCTCAGTCAGCTGATAAGGGGCCCCCCCAGGGGAGCGGCCGGGTCTGTCGGGAGAGCGGCCGGGTCTGTCGGGAGAGCGGCCGGGTCTACCGGAAGAGCGGCCGGGTCTACCGGGAGCGCCTCCCCACCTGCCGGGAGCGCCGCCCCGCCTGCCggtgcccccccccagaAGCTCAGCATGTACGACGTGCTTAGCATGATCATCGAGCAGCCGTCCAGGGAAAAAATCCGCAGCACGCGCCACgagctggaaaaaatgaaggccaTCATTAAAGTTAAGGACAAGCTAGTCATCTCCATCATCGGGCAGATAATGATTCGCTTCAACATGAGCATAAACCTGTGTAGGCTGCTTCTCTTCGGGGTGGTGATGAACGTAACCTTCGACGCGATCATCATCACCGCCATCATCAATACGAACGATATATTCCCCTCCTTTAATTTGTTCACATCGAAAAGTGTTTACTCCTATGGGGTCTCTCTGGAAGTGTCCCTCAAGCAGAAGCAGTACTTTGATGGCAGGAGCTACTCCGAACCCATCATGCTCAGGAACGTCTTCATCGAGTGGctgtgcgttttttccctctaCGTCCAGGACcttaaaaatcaaaatacGTTTGACAAATCGCATGTGAAAACCTACCACATTACCACGTGCACGTTGATGAGCAAGAGGAACCACATCAACGCGAAGAAGCTCCTCTGCGTGGTGAGCAGTGTAAACAGCCTCTGCAAGagattattaaaaattcttaGCAGAAGCAGCAATGCGTATAGATCCGCCGTCTACCTCTTAAATTTGCTTAAGGGGGAAGTCCCTCCCACGCGGTTGGACAGCGGGTTGCAACATGACGGAGGAGGGGTAGATACCCCTGGGGATGATCCCACGGATGAAACCCTAAACGCGAAGAACGTCTTCCGAATCGTCACCAAATACTCCTGTTTTGACCCTTCCAACGAAAATTTGTATTTGAAGTTTCTCTTTACCCTCGCCTTTACCCCCCTGTTCATACATGGCTCTCCACATTTGCCcctccaaaatgaaaatgaaagaaatgagaagaaggccaaggggaagaagctgctCGCCCTGCTAAACTACATGACGCAGCAAAAGTTGAATGTAAAGAACTGCATCTATTTTAGGGGGCCCTACTACCACGATTTGAACATCCTGAGGAAGGCCCTCTTCATCATGTGCCCCTATTTGTCCCTCGAGTTGCTGCAGACGAAGAACTTTTAcgtaatacatttttttgaccGGGGGGGCGTCAACGGGTTCTTGAATGAGTCTCTCCCCTCCCACGGGGGGGACGCGCACCGCGGCCAGGGGAGCGGAAGTGGGAGAGGAAGCGGCGTGGGAAGTGGCCtgggaagtggaagcggcgtGGGCACCCCCTCCTGCTGCTACGGCGTGCTCGTGGGGCCCGAACTCAGAAAGGTCCTGCCAAGCCCGGCGAGCGCCAAGCAGTACGAaggagcggtggagaagaTAAGAAGGGAGCTCCTGCACATGTACGGAAGAGACACGGAAAAGaacattttccaaaatttccACGATAACATTGTGAGCGTCATTCAGCCGGTCCAAGCCATAGTCCCCGTGCATCTAAACCAGATGGACGAAATTAACAACGCGGCTCTGTGTACCCACATCATTAACATGTTTTCGAGTGGTCGCACCTGCTTTAGCATTCCCCTGTGGAGGGGCGGCTCGTATGGCGGCTCGTATGGTGGCTCGCATCATCGATCCGGTGCCTCTCAACATCGATCCGGTGCCTCTCGGGTGAGCAACTACTTTAACCACCACTACGAGATGAACAAGCCCAAGCACCTCTTCCTCGTGAAGTGGACCCTCCTGAACACGG
Above is a window of Plasmodium vivax chromosome 8, whole genome shotgun sequence DNA encoding:
- a CDS encoding hypothetical protein, conserved (encoded by transcript PVX_119630A), producing MNGEEDRQPNNRLQESIPEGYHHQPVRRPNEPHFGAPERGPSNVPCEGITGPLPTYYHQENDGMYLRQETLLARWGGHYHRDSFNDEQSWGSHRIGETPSEHLGGGHHLPSNSAVAELPYRDAHNAAIFNSFVRVPLNVDHVAMSRALPRGASMQMNSWSYHPSQSNQHMVRADHHPYAGIAASVASSSAANSSGGFPTGYDPRAVGGVHPSVGFQQGYAAQQGYTTQQGYPPRVDNPTGARESYCALPGNHPYGAEQFSSYSDRRRGSFGQYGSTSGGEHPLREAVNRQRYQPGGGGVLARSAELRYGACADEGDYPPYGVSMYQGGERGNRGRRSHGGHSAANRFQKARPAAASEGKSRPGRGGPGKGGPGKGDPEKGGPGKTPPDVAGQDAPPTGENKILLTEDSQKSAQRNIQKLSIYNARSEILRMIEQNDITFIQGETGSGKSTCVPKFLLEHSLKEGREKINIIVTEPRRIACISLSRILSELMNDKLGNTVGYRIAGEAVYDSEKTLVTYITIGFLFKLFLHHRNMYRKFTHVIIDEIHDRSILLDIVLLFIKVYLHTRRKDEEMFKLVIMSATMQSNLFHAYFEHESISMGSIFIGTKIYSIDTFYIEDIIRYARGGVRGGEDRAEDRGELGEGRAEPRGDCAKPGGDPPRRERVIEFILRQKNRKKLHLSGGAEALLQRIKNEYDKSINLFNSKNAKSDCKRDIDVEQIIPANVFSNISELCLELVQNLCLLGDSVLIFLSGMQDITDMYHQLCLIINNNSKKQHVRFHIHILHSCLYDNTIHKLHESDRDSINIFLSSNIAESSITIPNVRLVIDFCIQKNIEYNSERRAHILVKKWINKSSMEQRKGRCGRTCHGICIRMISKKFLNLLRDHKVSEIYTHSLHLLYLYILKSMSVLSQLIRGPPRGAAGSVGRAAGSVGRAAGSTGRAAGSTGSASPPAGSAAPPAGAPPQKLSMYDVLSMIIEQPSREKIRSTRHELEKMKAIIKVKDKLVISIIGQIMIRFNMSINLCRLLLFGVVMNVTFDAIIITAIINTNDIFPSFNLFTSKSVYSYGVSLEVSLKQKQYFDGRSYSEPIMLRNVFIEWLCVFSLYVQDLKNQNTFDKSHVKTYHITTCTLMSKRNHINAKKLLCVVSSVNSLCKRLLKILSRSSNAYRSAVYLLNLLKGEVPPTRLDSGLQHDGGGVDTPGDDPTDETLNAKNVFRIVTKYSCFDPSNENLYLKFLFTLAFTPLFIHGSPHLPLQNENERNEKKAKGKKLLALLNYMTQQKLNVKNCIYFRGPYYHDLNILRKALFIMCPYLSLELLQTKNFYVIHFFDRGGVNGFLNESLPSHGGDAHRGQGSGSGRGSGVGSGLGSGSGVGTPSCCYGVLVGPELRKVLPSPASAKQYEGAVEKIRRELLHMYGRDTEKNIFQNFHDNIVSVIQPVQAIVPVHLNQMDEINNAALCTHIINMFSSGRTCFSIPLWRGGSYGGSYGGSHHRSGASQHRSGASRVSNYFNHHYEMNKPKHLFLVKWTLLNTDNYKISKKEKAERELRRQAQKGGLAAGQAKRQPKGLAAGQTKGQTEGDRQGGQCEEEGGEKIDAKTAAKTAAKTAANAAPDEAPPKGADQEGANSEEQGGEAAARNGSSDGSDRPNHCNHSDLSDCSNLSSKGKQKKMKCNLSFRSVLGFLSLCPFEYDAQKRTYRRQTQDIFAVCSSIDYSCTNDTYTWVNYATVIPNRLFLSFFLSALPYHDNVILNTRTNLRGLEILSVKIFDSKEIVIRDVRKRKSKGGGAATAEGGNRGGTTEATGRSATEANSGGTPTSPLTINKYDLLRINYLRYCMSSFLFFLTWVYNNRDEEEHPVGENRVEEHHLEGHHLEEHHLEEHHLEGHHLEEHHLEEHHLEGHHLEEHHLEEHRLKDAADEPDEYFSEDDAVSDVEENRVLRESPYISRVIRNLIKENNREEINYEMYAVGSDADGESGDGGEVPTGRGRRRTQFNPNFLHASDNLVALDEAWNGGKGAHLLKTYGPLHSYLSSPNDPSLVSSSPREKCQTCLSSVKKSHLNNNFSLQILLSLNAYAKGCTSEEFLFFNPINLGPMEDLSYRLRCMYYEESAPEGPP